The proteins below are encoded in one region of Peribacillus muralis:
- a CDS encoding SDR family oxidoreductase — protein MSDLMKDKVAIITGGGSGIGRGAALKLAENGANIIFFDRTVEKAEKVKAEVEHLGREAFIIKTDVSMPEQVEHAFKVAYDHFGKIDFVFANAGINGVIAPIEDIKPEDWDQTHTINLKGTFLTIKYAIPYMKETGGSIVINSSINGNRFFKNFGFSAYSSSKAGQVAFGKMAALELAKYKIRVNMICPGSIDTNIHDNTFPEDESLKKIRIPIEYPQGSQPLANKAGTTEQAGDLVLFLASDMSSHITGTEVYIDGAESLL, from the coding sequence ATGTCAGATTTAATGAAAGATAAAGTGGCCATCATTACCGGCGGAGGATCGGGAATTGGCCGGGGGGCAGCATTGAAGCTAGCTGAAAACGGCGCGAACATCATCTTTTTTGATCGAACCGTGGAAAAGGCTGAAAAGGTGAAGGCAGAGGTAGAACATCTAGGCCGGGAAGCTTTCATCATTAAAACCGATGTATCGATGCCTGAGCAAGTTGAACATGCATTCAAGGTTGCCTATGACCATTTCGGAAAAATTGACTTCGTTTTTGCCAACGCAGGCATCAACGGGGTGATTGCCCCCATTGAAGACATCAAGCCGGAAGATTGGGATCAGACGCACACCATCAACCTTAAAGGAACCTTTCTCACCATCAAATACGCCATTCCATACATGAAGGAAACGGGCGGCAGCATCGTCATCAACAGCTCCATCAATGGGAACCGTTTTTTCAAGAACTTTGGTTTTTCCGCCTATAGCTCCTCCAAAGCTGGGCAGGTCGCGTTCGGTAAAATGGCTGCCCTCGAACTGGCAAAATACAAAATCAGGGTCAATATGATTTGTCCAGGCTCAATAGATACGAATATCCACGACAACACTTTCCCTGAAGATGAAAGCTTAAAGAAAATCAGGATTCCCATCGAATATCCTCAGGGCTCTCAGCCTTTAGCCAATAAAGCCGGAACCACAGAGCAGGCTGGAGACCTTGTATTGTTTTTAGCCTCGGATATGTCGTCACACATCACCGGTACGGAGGTTTATATCGACGGGGCAGAATCCCTTTTATGA